A window from Centropristis striata isolate RG_2023a ecotype Rhode Island chromosome 2, C.striata_1.0, whole genome shotgun sequence encodes these proteins:
- the LOC131983295 gene encoding KH homology domain-containing protein 4-like gives MSSGMTGHTSCVTSRWDKTAQPKQNVDVRQQRKSENAAHSVSLSGVVSTAGSNSAVSQPAQMGEKPAPQGGVEMAAAMAAKINAMLMAKGKLLTPPPLLAKTPPSMPVPTTTDEMVVTEVDINDVPLNCRDLLTKGKTQEEIRQFSGAVVSTRGHYMSEVEKGKTGQRPLYLHVQGKNQDQVNKAVLRIKEIISEDVLRASAASGGGHVPVMPPLTLYPQPPRPVITPSVPRMPNTNSVPGHRPAAPHTGSFVHTKIFVGLDQSLPSFNVNEKVEGPGGSYLSHIQTETGARVFLRGKGSGYIEQASKRESFEPLYVYISHPNSTGLESAKKLTESLLETVREEHAHMMSVYTATGSTQPYAAHGFPPNSNYSSQGSWYNYPANGYAGGYPAYSGASGYWSNANGPPSHSNMSTNPPSSQAMVQYPVCPRKPHPYLVQDSGSSRTVEPEGSLNTASDSGSPKRHFQEGAKEEEPSSRSPEGPAHQESALPASSVVEEKVVERILMPPPPPIFVAPAPVARKRPKDTATEDPVSLPGTTASMGVQEEVCVKKSKVDEDASGLVPYGGDSSDEEEERTHSSKTDNS, from the exons ATGTCTTCGGGAATGACTGGACACACGTC GTGCGTAACCAGCCGATGGGACAAGACAGCCCAACCTAAACAGAATGTAGATGTGAGACAGCAGAGGAAAAGTGAAAATGCAGCCCATTCCGTCTCTTTATCCGGAGTCGTCAGTACTGCTGGATCAAACAGCGCAGTTTCCCAGCCAGCACAAATGGGAGAAAAGCCAGCGCCTCAGGGAGGAGTTGAAATGGCTGCGGCCATGGCTGCTAAAATTAATGCCATGCTAATGGCAAAAGGAAAGCTGTTGACTCCTCCACCTTTACTTGCGAAG ACCCCTCCAAGTATGCCTGTGCCAACCACTACAGATGAGATGGTAGTCACAGAGGTCGACATAAATGACGTACCGCTAAATTGCAGAGATCTTCTTACAAAAGGCAAAACACAGGAGGAG ATCCGACAGTTTAGTGGAGCAGTCGTCTCAACAAGAGGTCATTACATGTCTGAAGTGGAAAAGGGAAAAACAGG acaaagaCCCTTGTATTTACATGTCCAGGGAAAGAACCAAGACCAAGTCAATA AGGCTGTGCTGAGGATAAAGGAGATCATCTCTGAGGACGTGTTGAGGGCCTCTGCAGCATCAGGAGGAGGACATGTGCCTGTAATGCCTCCCCTCACACTCTACCCTCAGCCTCCTCGCCCCGTCATTACCCCATCCGTGCCACGGATGCCCAACACCAACTCAGTGCCAGGACATCGGCCTGCAGCTCCTCATACAGGG AGCTTTGTCCACACAAAGATTTTTGTGGGTTTGGACCAGTCGTTGCCATCATTCAACGTGAATGAAAAAGTTGAAGGTCCAGGAGGTTCGTACCTGAGTCACATCCAGACAGAGACGGGAGCTCGAGTCTTTCTCAGGGGAAAAGGTTCAGGCTACATTGAACAAGCATCAAAACGAGAGTCTTTTGAGCCTCTTTATGTATACATCAG CCACCCAAATTCAACTGGATTGGAGTCGGCGAAGAAACTAACAGAGAGTCTGCTGGAAACT GTGAGAGAAGAACATGCCCATATGATGTCCGTGTACACAGCCACCGGCTCAACACAAC CATACGCAGCACATGGATTTCCACCTAATAGCAATTACTCTAGCCAGGGGTCCTGGTATAACTACCCAGCAAATGGGTATGCTGGCGGCTATCCAGCGTACTCAGGAGCCAGTGGTTATTGGAGTAATGCAAATGGTCCCCCAAGTCATTCTAACATGTCGACAAACCCTCCATCTTCTCAGGCAATGGTTCAGTATCCGGTGTGTCCTCGGAAACCGCATCCCTATCTCGTCCAG GATTCCGGCAGCAGCAGGACAGTGGAGCCTGAAGGATCTCTGAACACCGCCTCTGACTCAGGAAGTCCCAAACGTCATTTCCAGGAGGGGGCTAAGGAAGAAGAG CCTAGCAGCAGATCACCAGAGGGTCCTGCTCACCAAGAGTCTGCACTTCCTGCCTCCAGTGTTGTAGAGGAGAAAGTAGTTGAAAG gATTCTGATGCCTCCACCACCCCCTATCTTTGTGGCTCCTGCCCCTGTTGCACGCAAAAGGCCAAAAGACACGGCGACAGAAGATCCAGTCAGTCTGCCTGGCACCACCGCGTCAATGG GTGTTCAAGAGGAGGTGTGCGTGAAGAAGTCTAAAGTGGACGAAGATGCATCAGGGCTAGTGCCCTACGGAGGAGACTCCTccgatgaagaggaggagaggacacacAGCAGTAAGACCGATAACTCATAA
- the LOC131983305 gene encoding fibronectin type III and SPRY domain-containing protein 2: MDLYEIGGRLDVIAEEAEHQESTTMADKGRRETRGVSTFQRFSVDTNESLHFEPCDDSPPSPTGAEDGLDVFIEEESEGEIDTIRNQLQGKVAEMENFAGHLEEIFLTVEENFGRQEQHLEQHYNDVLQTLSQRYDERAAGLEEEKKGKLEALYKQLLVCGREMDASKELIETAQEIYRSQDKRLFLKAVMPTIKRIEEFAKDEVDLTLSTSLEFNTPLADLSDVKTMMDSINVVPAPSAPVINPQMPNSATQTSLRVCWSLFSDDTVEYYELYYRPVLEDTPADSTCAPHVSKVKVKETHCTVTDLLPNAQYELWVTATNTTGISPASEKALYMTVPSPPVIKQRECTSCPEAALIRWESGNTNPVDSYTVELSEMGTNGTESGITESIVAVPTCQCLIQLQTGRRYLISVRAVNIGGPSDKSEVITVSTTGTFFYLLEDTAHPCLSISEDGFTMFYGDEELPISAMALDDNNSFTRCVAVLGDLIPVRGRHYWEVEVDDVTEFRIGVASEDTERSSYLGANNTSWCMRHILTPSRHKYEFLHNGWSPDLRITVNPVRIGVALDYERGTLSFFNVDLEQHLHTFHCHFLSYVHPCFGLDNPGALTVHNCIEAPEYAFI; this comes from the exons ATGGACTTGTATGAGATTGGAGGCAGATTGGATGTGATTGCAGAAGAAGCTGAGCACCAGGAGTCGACCACAATGGCAGACAAAGGAAGAAGGGAGACGCGAGGAGTTTCCACCTTCCAGAGGTTTTCTGTTGACACCAATGAGTCCCTTCATTTTGAACCCTGTGACGACAGCCCGCCATCTCCCACCGGGGCAGAAGATGGACTTGATGTGTTTATAGAGGAAGAAAGTGAG GGTGAGATTGACACAATCAGGAATCAGTTGCAAGGGAAGGTGGCTGAGATGGAGAACTTTGCAGGTCATCTGGAGGAAATCTTTCTCACTGTGGAg GAGAATTTTGGCCGTCAGGAGCAGCACTTGGAGCAGCACTACAACGACGTACTGCAGACGTTGTCTCAGCGATATGACGAGCGGGCGGCTggactggaggaggagaagaagggcaAGCTGGAGGCCCTGTACAAGCAGCTGCTGGTTTGTGGTCGAGAGATGGATGCCTCCAAGGAGCTCATCGAGACGGCCCAGGAGATCTACCGCAGCCAAGACAAGAGGCTTTTTCTGAAG GCAGTTATGCCCACCATTAAAAG AATCGAGGAGTTTGCCAAAGATGAGGTTGACCTCACGTTGTCTACAAGTCTTGAGTTTAACACTCCACTCGCTGACCTGTCAGATGTGAAAACCATGATGGACTCAATCAACGTCGTTCCAG CTCCATCTGCTCCGGTAATCAACCCCCAGATGCCCAACTCTGCCACGCAGACATCCCTGCGTGTGTGCTGGAGCTTGTTCTCTGACGACACGGTGGAGTACTACGAGCTTTACTACAGACCGGTGCTGGAGGACACACCGGCAGACAGCACCTGTGCTCCACACG TAAGCAAAGTAAAAGTGAAGGAGACCCACTGCACCGTGACAGATCTACTGCCCAATGCTCAGTATGAACTCTGGGTGACTGCTACCAACACCACAGGCATCAGCCCAGCCAGCGAGAAGGCCTTATACATGACAG tgCCGTCTCCTCCGGTGATCAAGCAGAGGGAGTGTACTAGCTGTCCCGAGGCTGCTCTGATCCGCTGGGAGTCAGGGAACACCAACCCTGTCGACTCCTACACTGTGGAGCTCAGTGAGATGGGCACTAATGGCACAGAGAGCGGTATTACAGA GTCTATAGTGGCCGTGCCCACCTGTCAGTGTCTGATCCAGCTGCAGACAGGACGCCGTTACCTCATTTCTGTGAGAGCAGTCAACATTGGCGGCCCCAGCGACAAGAGTGAAGTCATTACTGTCTCCACAACAG GAACATTCTTCTATCTCCTGGAGGACACTGCCCATCCCTGCCTGTCCATCTCTGAAGACGGCTTCACTATGTTTTATGGCGACGAGGAGCTTCCAATCAGCGCTATGGCCTTAGATGACAACAACAGCTTTACCAG atGTGTTGCTGTCCTGGGGGATCTGATCCCAGTGCGAGGCcgacattattgggaagttgaGGTAGATGATGTTACAGAATTTAGGATCGGAGTTGCATCTGAGGACACGGAGAGGAGCTCGTACCTCGGGGCCAACAACACCTCCTGGTGCATGAGACACATTCTCACTCCATCCAG gCATAAATATGAGTTTCTGCACAACGGCTGGAGTCCTGACCTGAGGATCACAGTGAACCCAGTGCGGATAGGAGTGGCTCTGGACTATGAGAGGGGAACCctgtccttttttaatgtgGATCTGGAACAACACCTACACACCTTCCACTGTCACTTCCTAAGTTACGTCCACCCCTGCTTTGGCCTGGACAACCCCGGAGCTCTTACAGTACACAACTGCATAGAGGCTCCTGAGTATGCATTCATCTGA